The Halocalculus aciditolerans genome includes a window with the following:
- a CDS encoding PadR family transcriptional regulator, whose protein sequence is MHDLTGFQRDLLYVIGGLDDPHGLALKDELEDYYESEVHHGRLYPNLDTLVDKGLVEKGKVDDRTNSYSLTRRGRREIEARREWEDEYVDA, encoded by the coding sequence ATGCACGACCTGACCGGATTCCAACGCGACCTGCTCTACGTCATCGGCGGCCTCGACGACCCCCACGGCCTCGCTCTCAAGGACGAACTGGAAGACTACTACGAGTCCGAAGTCCACCACGGCCGCCTCTACCCCAACCTCGACACCCTCGTCGACAAAGGGCTGGTAGAAAAAGGCAAAGTCGACGACCGAACGAACTCCTACTCGCTCACGCGCCGCGGCCGCCGCGAAATCGAAGCCCGCCGCGAGTGGGAGGACGAATACGTCGACGCGTAA